The uncultured Treponema sp. genomic sequence TAAAAAAACAACAAAGAAATAATTTTCATTGATGTTTAGCGGCTAAATGCTAACTTCCCCTCTAGGAAACTGGAGGGGATTTTTTATGCCCTTAACATAATTCTTCTTTTTTACTAAAATCAAACATATATGAAATCAATTTCTAACTTTCATACGCATACAGAGCTTTGCCATCATGCGAAAGGACAGCCGGTTGATTATGTTAATCAGGCTATGCTTGAAGGCTGCACTGCTTTGGGATTTTCTGACCATTGCCCTTATCCGGAAGATTTTTTTGACTACTGGCCGGAAATACGAATGACAACAAAAGAAGCTTCTGAATACAGCGAATGGATTGAAGAGGCAAAGGAAGCGGCGGCGTTTCCTATTTACCAAGGATATGAATGTGAATGGGAAGAATCATATTCCGGCTGGTACGATGAGCTTAAGGCGAACTTTGGTGCGGATTACCTTGTTCTTGGCTCGCACTGGGTTACAGACGATTCAAGCCATATTTATATTCCCGATGTTGAAAGTCCTTTACTTTTGAATAAATATATTGACCAGACTATAGAAGGAATGCGGAGCGGCCACTTTGCTTTTCTTGCCCACCCGGATTTGTTTATGGCAGGCTACAAGGAATGGGACGACCAGTCAAAGGCTTGCAGTCAGGCAATTTTGGACGCGGCTTCTGATTTGGATTTGCCTATTGAAATAAACGGACTTGGAATAACGAGAACTCCGAATCAAACAAAGCGTGGAATGCGCTACCCTTATCCTTTTGTTGAGTTCTGGGAAATGGCTTCCCTTACGAATGTCCGTGTAATCTGCAATTCAGATGCGCACAATCCTCAGGATGTTATAATGAACGCTTGGAAAGCTAGGGATTTTGCAAGCCGATTTGGAATTGAGCCTTTGGAGCTTCCAGATTTCTGTACTGATTAAAAACAAGAATTCCGCTTTTCCTTGAATTTATCAGACTGAACTTTTGAGGGCGGTTTATAAAAATTTTTGCATCTGGAAAGTTCTTGCAAAAAACTGTTTCGTAAACAATGCCGTCCACAAGGTTTTTGCTGAACGCTTCTGCAAAAAGTTTTTTTCCGCCGATTAAAAAAATATCGTCCGGGCAAAGAAAATCAAGCGCATTTAAAGCTTCTTTAATAGAAGAAAAAAACATAAATTCTTTGTCTGTGTGTTCTATTTTTTGCGGGGCGGCGTTTCTTTTTATTACAATGTTCAGCCTGTTTTTAAGCGGAAAGGGCAGAGTCTTAAATGTATTGAATCCCATTATGACGGCTTTTCCTAAAGTCATCTGTTTGAAGAAATCCATGTCTTCCCTGCATTCTTTTTGAAGCTCGGGAACTTTTTTCCATGGAAGTGTTCCGTCTTCTAGCGCGAATTCTCCGTTAAGTCCTGCGGCGTAAATTGCATTCATTTTTTCATCAGCCTTTTTCTTAGTTTATAGTTCATGGAATTGCAAGGTCAAGGCTTTTTGCGTGCAAGGTCTGTATTGCCATATTTTTGCAAATCAGAGATAATGTTTAACTATGAAAATTACAGATTTTATGAAGAGGCTTTTTCAGAAGTCTGGAAACAAAAAAGAAAACT encodes the following:
- a CDS encoding histidinol-phosphatase — protein: MKSISNFHTHTELCHHAKGQPVDYVNQAMLEGCTALGFSDHCPYPEDFFDYWPEIRMTTKEASEYSEWIEEAKEAAAFPIYQGYECEWEESYSGWYDELKANFGADYLVLGSHWVTDDSSHIYIPDVESPLLLNKYIDQTIEGMRSGHFAFLAHPDLFMAGYKEWDDQSKACSQAILDAASDLDLPIEINGLGITRTPNQTKRGMRYPYPFVEFWEMASLTNVRVICNSDAHNPQDVIMNAWKARDFASRFGIEPLELPDFCTD
- a CDS encoding dihydrofolate reductase; this encodes MNAIYAAGLNGEFALEDGTLPWKKVPELQKECREDMDFFKQMTLGKAVIMGFNTFKTLPFPLKNRLNIVIKRNAAPQKIEHTDKEFMFFSSIKEALNALDFLCPDDIFLIGGKKLFAEAFSKNLVDGIVYETVFCKNFPDAKIFINRPQKFSLINSRKSGILVFNQYRNLEAPKAQFQIGLQNP